In Listeria cossartiae subsp. cossartiae, the genomic window CACGCCCACTGAAACGCTACATTGTACGCCATGTGGAAACGCCACTTGCGCGAGAAATTGTATCCGGTAAAATTATGCCCCATTCATCTGTGGAAATTGATTTGCAAGAGAACGAATTTACGTTTAAAGTCACAGAATAACATGAAAAAGGTTTGACACCTCACGTGAAAGGGAAAACTTTGGTTGGATTAGTCGTTTAGAAAATAGACGAAAATGGAAGGATGAGGAAGATGAAATTAGTATTAATTCGTCACGGTCAAAGTGAATGGAACAAATTGAATTTATTTACAGGTTGGCATGATGTGGACTTGTCAGAAGAAGGCGTTGTAGAAGCGCAAACTGCTGGGAAAAGAATCAAAGAAGCTGGCTTAGAATTTGATGTAGCCTTCACTTCCGTTTTAACAAGAGCTATTAAAACACTTAATTATGTATTAGAAGAATCTGATCAAATGTGGGTCCCCGTTAATAAATCTTGGCGTTTAAACGAACGGCATTACGGCGCACTTCAAGGTCTTAATAAACAAGAAACTGCTGAAAAATACGGTGCTGACCAAGTACAAAAATGGCGCAGAAGCTATGATACTCTTCCACCATTATTAGAAGAAAACGACGAAAGACAAGCGAAGAACGATCGCCGTTATCAACTACTTGATACACACGCAATTCCCTCAGGTGAAAACTTGAAAGTAACGCTAGAACGTGTTATTCCTTACTGGATGGATACAATTGCTCCGGAAATTAAAGCTGGTCGCCGTGTAGTTATCGCAGCTCATGGTAACAGTTTACGAGCATTAGTGAAATTTTTAGAAGGAATTAGTGATGATGAAATAATGGAATTAGAAATCCCAACAGGCGTACCACTTGTATACGAGCTAAATGATGATTTAAAACCAGTAAATAAATATTACTTGGATAAATAAAAAAAGAACCGCTTTCCAGTTATTGGAAAGCGGTTCTTTTTTGAGTTACACTCGAAAAGTGAGTTCTCGCTATCAGAAAGTTGGATGTTTACTTAAAGTCATAAACTTCGCTATCTTTAGGCATCAAGAAAGTGATTAAAATAATGAAGAAGGATAACCCTACTGTTAAAATAATAGCCCGCGTCATATCAAATGATACATATAACATGGAAGAAAGAACGAATTCAGCCATTAAAGAAAGTAAGAATACCCAAATTACAGTCACCACGTAACGCATCCTTACACCCCATTTCATCTATTTCATTATACATTTTAGCACATAAAATTAGATTATCCAATCATATATCATTTGAAAATACGATTATCTAAAAAAAGGAAGGACTCTTCACAGAAACGCAGAATAATAGTGTAAAGGGGCAAATAAGCAATGACATAATATTGTCAAATGTAAACAGGTATACGTCATCCCTTTAAAATAGCCATTCTGCTTACTTTATGATAATTCTTTCATTGAAAAATTAGTAGGCTCTCAGAATGAAAATGCTAGAATGAAGAAGGTTAACAGAGACAGAGCCATTTAAATTGGGGGAACTAACTAATTTGGATAGGAAGTGCCAACTGATAATGAAAAAGAAATTCACGCAGATTTTACTAGCAAGTGTCATCGTAAGTTCTACATTGTTACCTTTTGTGGATGCAGGGGCAGCAGAAGCGAGCCAAACTGCAGTGAGTCAAGCAGGAATGACTTTATCACAACAACAATTTATACAATCAATTGCAAACGATGCACAAGACTTACAAAAAGACGAAAAAATATTAACGAGCGTTACTTTAGCGCAAGCCATTTTAGAATCCAACTGGGGCAAAAGCGGCTTATCCACTTCAGCTAACAACTTGTTTGGAATTAAAGGTAGCTATGAAGGAAGTTCCGTTTCTATGGGAACACAAGAATTTAGCAACGGCAAAGCATACCACACACAAGCCGACTTCAGAAAATATCCAGACAAAAAGGCATCATTAGTCGATCATGCGCAACTTTTTGTTAACGGAGTATCTGGTAATTCAGAATTATATTCCGCAGTCATTGGAGAAACCGATTATAAAAAAGCAGCCCACGCCATTCAAGATGCAGGTTATGCAACTGACCCGGGGTACGCTGATAAACTCATTTCAACTATTGAAACTTACCATTTGGATCGTTATGACCAAATTTACGATACAGTCACTTCAACCGAAAACCAATTAGCCTATGCAGAAATTACGAATCCAAGTGATGAAATTATTTGGACGAAACCTTACAATACAGAAGGTGCAGAAAAAGCAGGAATAACCAAAGATTACCAAAATAAAACACTTCGAATTTCTCAAAAAGCTGTAACAGAAAAAGGAACATGGTATCAACTACAAGATCAAGGAAAGACAATCGGATGGATAAACAGTAATTCAGTAACAGTTTTCTATACACCACAAAATGAAACGAATGTAACGCTAGATAAATACATCACCGATTCCGACCAAAAAATCTATGCTTACCCAGTAGAAGATAGTTCAAAAATAGTAACAAATTTAAATGATTATCTAGGAAAAGAATTAGACATAGATCGCCGTGCAGATGTAAAAAATGAATATTGGTACCGTATTAAATCAGATGATGGGAAAGTTATCGGCTGGTCCAAAGCAGGCGGTTTCGCTGAAAACAACCCT contains:
- a CDS encoding GW domain-containing glycosaminoglycan-binding protein; translated protein: MDRKCQLIMKKKFTQILLASVIVSSTLLPFVDAGAAEASQTAVSQAGMTLSQQQFIQSIANDAQDLQKDEKILTSVTLAQAILESNWGKSGLSTSANNLFGIKGSYEGSSVSMGTQEFSNGKAYHTQADFRKYPDKKASLVDHAQLFVNGVSGNSELYSAVIGETDYKKAAHAIQDAGYATDPGYADKLISTIETYHLDRYDQIYDTVTSTENQLAYAEITNPSDEIIWTKPYNTEGAEKAGITKDYQNKTLRISQKAVTEKGTWYQLQDQGKTIGWINSNSVTVFYTPQNETNVTLDKYITDSDQKIYAYPVEDSSKIVTNLNDYLGKELDIDRRADVKNEYWYRIKSDDGKVIGWSKAGGFAENNPNKTLEAK
- the gpmA gene encoding 2,3-diphosphoglycerate-dependent phosphoglycerate mutase, whose product is MKLVLIRHGQSEWNKLNLFTGWHDVDLSEEGVVEAQTAGKRIKEAGLEFDVAFTSVLTRAIKTLNYVLEESDQMWVPVNKSWRLNERHYGALQGLNKQETAEKYGADQVQKWRRSYDTLPPLLEENDERQAKNDRRYQLLDTHAIPSGENLKVTLERVIPYWMDTIAPEIKAGRRVVIAAHGNSLRALVKFLEGISDDEIMELEIPTGVPLVYELNDDLKPVNKYYLDK
- a CDS encoding YjzD family protein, whose amino-acid sequence is MRYVVTVIWVFLLSLMAEFVLSSMLYVSFDMTRAIILTVGLSFFIILITFLMPKDSEVYDFK